ACAACATTTTCCCTAAAAAAAACAAAGCCCGAGGTTCCCTTTACTACCGGCACTTCCAAGGTAACCTGAGCAATTCCGGTCATCGGTCCTCCCATAATAGTCTTTTCAGGAGGTACTTGAAAACCTCCACAAAAATCGACCAAATCCAATAAACGCACTCCAATTGGAACATCAAGATTTTCCGGATTATTTAAACTATTTCCAGTTAAAGTAATGATTCTTTCAATTAATGGAATTCCCTCTTGAGCTTTTCGCCCAATTGCCCAAGCAGTTTGTACGTTGCTCACTACCACCTGAACATCAAGAGGCAAACCTCCCGGTGGTACTTCTTTTCCTAATATGGTTAAGATTAAATGTTTTTCTGAACCCTGAGGATACAAAACCGGAAGGGGGGAAACCTGCGTGGGAAGCGGGACCTTATGAATACTCCCGGTTATTTTTTCTATACAGTCTGGTTTATTTTTTTCTATACCAAATATAATTTTTTGAGCTCCACAAGCCCGAGCTAAAAGGTAAGCACCGGTCAAAATGAAATCAGTCCGTTCCATCATGACCCGGTGATCACAAGTAATAAAAGGTTCGCACTCTGCTCCGTTGATAATCAGGGTATCAATTTTCTTCCCAGAAGGAGGGCTAACCTTTACGTGTGTTGGAAAAGCCGCGCCTCCTAAACCAACAAAACCTCCTTCTCGAATCCAATTTTGAATACTTTTAGGATCCATTCTTTCTATTTCTTCTTGAAACAAAATCCCATTTATTTCATCTTCTTGCGAACCACTATTTTCTATAACTATTGCTCCAAACTTACCTCGGGTTGGGTGTGGACATTCTTCAATTCCTAAAACCTTCCCGGCAATAGGGGAATGAAGAGGCGCGGTAACAAAGGCATCGGCATCGGCAATTTTCTGACCTCTTTTGACCAGATCGCCTTTTTTCACTAATGGTTGCAGTGGAGTTCCAGTGTGTTGAAGAAGGGGAAGATACACTTTATCTGGAGAGGGAAATTTTTTAATTGGCTTTTGAGCCGTCAAATCCTTAAATGTCGGAGGATGAATGCCCCCGTGAAACAATTTTCCTATCATCTTTTCTTCCTCCATCTAAACCATAGAAAAATTTATCGATCAAATATCTTCGATTTCATCTTCAATAAACCGTGTATGAAAAATACCCCTTAAGAAATCATCATTTTGTAAAATTTTCAAATGAAAAGGAATCGTAGTCGGCACCCCTTCAACAATAAAGGAATGAAGTGCTTCTCGGGAACGACGGATTGCATGAATTCGATCAGTATCCCAAACAATTAACTTAGCAATTAAAGAATCATAAAAAGATGGAATCTCATATCCTGAATAACAATGCGAGTCAATACGAATCCCAGGTCCGTGAGGTGTTTCATAAGTTTTTATCACACCTGGTGTTGGCATAAAATTGCGAAAAGGATCCTCGGCATTTATTCTCATCTCAATAGCATGACCCCGTTGATTCAATTGATTGGTGTTTAATTGGAGTGGTTCGCCTGAGGCTAACCGAATTTGCTCCCGAAGGATATCCACACCTGATACCATCTCGGTAATTGGATGCTCAACCTGGATACGAGCATTTAACTCCATAAAATAAAACTTCTGGTCATCGGTGATTAAAAATTCCATCGTACCACAAGTAGAATATCCTAGGGCAACTGCCGCCTTAATTGCTGCATTACATATTTTTTCCCTTAAACTATCATTTAAAAAAGGAGATGGAGCTTCTTCTAATATTTTTTGCCTACGCCGTTGTAAGGAACACTCTCTTTCCCCCAAATGAATAGTTTTTCCAAATCGATCAGCTAAAATTTGGACTTCGATATGTCGAGCATTATCCAGTATTTTTTCAATATAAATTTCTTCATTCCCAAAGGCCATTTTCGCTTCCCGACGGGCACTATTGAATGCTTCTTCTAAATTCTTTTCATTCTCAACCACTCGGATACCTCTCCCACCTCCTCCCAAACAGGCTTTCAACATAAATGGAAAACCTATTTCACTGGCGATTTTTTTGGCTTCTGGTAAAGTATTAACCACCTCCAGGGAACCAGGGACTACCGGCACGCCCGAATCATGAATTATTTTTTTAGCTAAGAGTTTATTCTTCATTTTTTGTAAAACATCTACACTGGGTCCGATAAAAGCGATCCCATTTTCCTGTAATTTTTGAACAAAAAGAACATTTTCGGATAGGAAGCCATAGCCTGGATGAACTGCATCGGCTTTGGTGAGGTGGCAAGCCTTCAAAATTTTATCAATATTAAGATAGGATTCAGCTGGGGAGTTTCCACCTAGCGCGACTTTTTGATCAACATCTCGGAGATGGATAAGATTTCGATCAATGTCAGAAAAGACCCCAACTGTTTTAATATCCATTTCACGACAAGCTCGGACAATCCTCAGCGCAATTTCCCCGCGGTTCGCAATCAATACTTTCTGAAACAAAAAAATCACCTCGTATCCAACTGTATCATATAGTTTATTTAGAGATGATAATTACCTTATAAAAATCGATTTAAAGCT
This is a stretch of genomic DNA from Candidatus Atribacteria bacterium ADurb.Bin276. It encodes these proteins:
- the rnfC_1 gene encoding Electron transport complex protein RnfC; translation: MIGKLFHGGIHPPTFKDLTAQKPIKKFPSPDKVYLPLLQHTGTPLQPLVKKGDLVKRGQKIADADAFVTAPLHSPIAGKVLGIEECPHPTRGKFGAIVIENSGSQEDEINGILFQEEIERMDPKSIQNWIREGGFVGLGGAAFPTHVKVSPPSGKKIDTLIINGAECEPFITCDHRVMMERTDFILTGAYLLARACGAQKIIFGIEKNKPDCIEKITGSIHKVPLPTQVSPLPVLYPQGSEKHLILTILGKEVPPGGLPLDVQVVVSNVQTAWAIGRKAQEGIPLIERIITLTGNSLNNPENLDVPIGVRLLDLVDFCGGFQVPPEKTIMGGPMTGIAQVTLEVPVVKGTSGFVFFRENVVKEEYSCIRCGRCVDHCPMYLLPTDLFRYAEYGDFEEAKKQRALDCIECGSCSYVCPAGIPITHYIKIAKAEILLRAKKGGK
- the accC gene encoding Biotin carboxylase, whose amino-acid sequence is MFQKVLIANRGEIALRIVRACREMDIKTVGVFSDIDRNLIHLRDVDQKVALGGNSPAESYLNIDKILKACHLTKADAVHPGYGFLSENVLFVQKLQENGIAFIGPSVDVLQKMKNKLLAKKIIHDSGVPVVPGSLEVVNTLPEAKKIASEIGFPFMLKACLGGGGRGIRVVENEKNLEEAFNSARREAKMAFGNEEIYIEKILDNARHIEVQILADRFGKTIHLGERECSLQRRRQKILEEAPSPFLNDSLREKICNAAIKAAVALGYSTCGTMEFLITDDQKFYFMELNARIQVEHPITEMVSGVDILREQIRLASGEPLQLNTNQLNQRGHAIEMRINAEDPFRNFMPTPGVIKTYETPHGPGIRIDSHCYSGYEIPSFYDSLIAKLIVWDTDRIHAIRRSREALHSFIVEGVPTTIPFHLKILQNDDFLRGIFHTRFIEDEIEDI